The stretch of DNA GTCTCAGCCGGTGACTGATTCGCTGGAGCCGGTTGCTCCCCGCGCTCCGGTCCCCGTTCGGGGCCGTCGTCGCTCTCCTCGCCATCGCCGCCGTCGCTCGCGTCGTCTGCCGCCTCGTGGTCGCCACCTTCGTCTCCTTCCCCGGCTTCGGGTTCCAGATCGCTCTCATCGCCGTCGCCGTCACCGTCACCGTCATCGTTGTCCCCGTCACCCTCGCTGTCGGCCTCATCCGGCGATTCCTCGTCGAAGCGGTCCTCGAGCAGATCGTCCAGATCCGGTTCGTCCTCGAAGGGGGTGCTCCGGAGCCGGTGAGGGAGCGTGTACGTCGCCGCCTCATGGATGTCCGACTCGATGACCGTCTCGCGGCCCTCGAGTGCGGCCAGCGTCATGGCGGTTCGAGCCGTCGCGACGTCGCCCCGGTGACCGTCGACGCCGGCTGCGAGACAGAGGTCGGCGATCTCGGCTTTGAAATCGTTCGGGAGCTCGACGTTTGCGAGGCGCTCGCGGGCCGCCGCGAGGTCGTCACGAAGGGCTGCAACCTCGTCGGCGTACGCTGTCGCTGGATCCGGATCGCTGCCTGGTCCGTCGTCGAGGTCGAGCGTCCGATCGATAATCTCGACGCGGTCGTCAATCTCGCGACAGCCCTCGACGGTGGCCTGCAGCGCGAAGCGATCGCGCAGTTGGGGCCGAAGTTCGCCTTCTTCGGGGTTCATCGTCCCGATCAGAGTGAAGTCCGCCGGGTGGGAGACGCTGATCCCGTCGCGTTCGACGGTGTTGACGCCGCTGGCGGCCGCATCGAGGATCACGTCGACGAGGTGGTCGTCCAGCAGGTTGACCTCGTCGACGTAGAGAATCCCGCGGTTCGCGCGGGCCAGCAAGCCGGGATCGAAGTCGGCCTCGCCGGCCAGCGCGTCCTCGACCGAGAGGGTGCCGACGACGCGGTCTCGCGTCGCACCGAGCGGGAGAGTGACGAGCGGAACGGGTCGCGTCTCGACCGGTAACTCCTCGGGGTCGCGCTCGCGGCAGTCCTCGCACTGCTGGCTCGAGTCGTCGGGCGAACACCCATATGGACAGTCGGCGACGGCCCGCTGTTCGGGCAGGAGATCGACAAGCGCCCGTACCGCGGTGGATTTTGCGGTCCCTTTCTCGCCCGTGATCAGGGCACCGTCGAGGCCGTCGTTGGCCGCGACGGCGAGCAACACTCGTTTCAGCTCGTCCTGTCCGACGATCGCCGGAAAGGGGAGTGACGACAGCTTTTTGCCCCCGGCGTTTGCAACCATACTTGCGCTAATACAATAGAGGTTTAAAAGTACGATGACACGGATCGGGATCTATACTGCGACGGAAAACGAACTCGGCTCGATCGGACAGGCCGCCGAGCGCCTCGAGGGGATCGAGCTGGTCGTCCGCTCGGAGAGCGACCTCGACGAGGAAGCCGACGTCGAGGAGTTCGTCGAGGAATTGCGCGACGCCGCGGCAGCGATTTTCTGGCTGCATGGGGCCGAAGACAGCATGCCGGGCTACGACTACGCGACGGGCGCGCTCGAGGACGCGGGCGTCCCGCTGATCGTCAAGGCGACCGGCGACGCCTACGCCGTCGAGGACACGACGGTCGCGACTGAGCACCGCGAGCTGGCCTACGACTATCTCGAGAAGGGCGGCACGATCAACGTCGCGAACCTGTGTCGGTTCCTCGCTGCCGAGTACGAGGGCCGGGACGTCGACTACGACGAGCCCGCCGAACTCCCAACGGAGGGCGTCTACCACCCCGATCATCCGGGGATCGAGTACGAGGAGCTGCTCGCGACCCACGACCCGGACAGGCCGACGGTCGCGGTCTGGTTCTACGAGTCCCACTGGACCCACGAGAACACCCGCTATGTCGACGCGCAGGTCCGCGCGCTCGAGGAACAGGGTGCCAACGCCCTGCCGATCTTCTGCAATCCGGCGACGGATACGGACGAACAGGAAGACGCCGAGTGGGTGACCGACAACTGGCTCTTGGACGATGCGGGCAAGCCGGTCGTCGACGCCGTACTCTCCTCGTTTATGTTCTCGCTGTCGATGGACGAGCGTGGCCGCAGTGCCGATGACGAAGGCAGTTCTGCAGAGGACGTTTTCCTCGACCGACTCGGCGTGCCAGTCCTGCAGACGGTCACCACGATGCGCTCGCGGTCGCGCTACGAGTCCAGCGATACGGGCGTGATGGGATTCGAACTCGCCCTTTCGGTCGCGCTGCCGGAGTTCGACGGCAACGTGATTACGCACCCGATTTCCGGCAAAGAGCGCACCGACGACGAGGCCGGTATCGGCTCCGCGCCGAAACACCACTTCCCGATCGAGGATCGAATCGACCACGCCACGCGGCTGGCCGTCAACTGGGCCGAACTGCGACATACACCAAACGAGGACAAGCAAGTCGCCGTCGTCCTCCACAACTACCCGCCGAGCGACGACGGGATCGGGACCGCGTTCGGCCTCGACTCGCCTGAGTCGACCGTGAACCTGCTCGAGGAACTCGACGCTCGCGGCTACGATTTAGGCGACGATATGCCCGAGGACGGCCAGACGCTCGTCGAGAAACTGACCGCCCAGCTCACGCTCGAGGATCGCTGGGTCGCACCGGAAGACGTCCGCGATCTCTCGGTCGACGTGGTTGCGCCGGACACCTACGCGGACTGGTTCAGCAACACCGACGAGCGCTTCCAGGAGAACATCATCGAGGAGTGGGGCGAGGTCCCCGACCGACCGTTCGCGATCCCCGGTGTCGAGTTCGGCAACGTCCTCGTCACCGTCCAGCCGCCACGCGGGTTCGGGATGGACCCTTCGAAGGTCTACCACGACTCGGACCTGCAGCCACCACACGACTACTACGCGTTCTACGGCTGGCTCCGGAACACGTTCGAGGCAGATGGCGTCGTGCATCTCGGAACCCATGGGAGCCTCGAGTGGCTCCCCGGCAAGACGGTCGGCCTGAACGGCGCGAGCGCGCCCGACCAGCTGATCGACGACATTCCGAACGTCTACCCGTACATCGTCAACAACCCCGGTGAGGGGACCCAGGCCAAACGCCGCTCGTATGCCGCCATCGTCGACTACCTCACGCCGGTCATGCGAAATGCTGGGACGTACGACGAACTCTCTGAACTCGAGGAACTGGCCAACCAGTACCGGGAGGCAGGGATGGAAGACGCCCGCGCCGACGACGGCGAGCATCTCGAGACGCTCATTCGAGAGAAAGTCGCGGACCTCGATCTCGCAGTCGAACTCGGTATTGCGGGCACGATCGACGAAAAAGCCGACGTTCGTGGACCCGACGAGGCCGGCACCACGCTCGCCGAGGGCGACGTGGACGGCGACGACCTCGCGATCGATGACCTCGTCGAACGCGTCCACGAGTATCTCACTGACGTGAAGACGACCCAGATCCGGCTGGGACTGCACACGATGTCCGAGCCGCCGCAAGGCGAGCGCCTCGTGGAGTACCTCGTCGCGCTCACGCGCCTCGAGAACCCCGGTTCGCCGAGCCTGCGCGAGAGCGTAGCCGGTGCGCTCGGTGTCGACTACGAGACGATGCTTGACTCGCCGGGCACCTACGACGACGACCTGGGCATGACCTACGCCGAGGCCGCCGATATCGTCTACGAGACCAGCGTCGACCTGCTCGAGACGCTGGCCGCACACGACTTCGACGTGCCGGTCTCCGAACTCGAGGGCGGGCCGGACGACGAGGTCAACATCAACCTCATGATCGTCGACCTCGAGACGATCGGCGACGCGAAGGCCAAACCGGGTGCCCACGACGACCTGCGCGAAGTGCTGGCGTACGTCTGCGAAGAGGCTCAGCCGCGCGTGCAGGGAGCCGAAGACGAGATTCCGCGCACCGCCGACGCGCTGTCCGGCGAGTACGTGCCGCCGGGCGGGTCGGGTGCACCCACCCGCGGCGGCGTCGACCTGCTGCCGACCGCGCGGAACTTCTACACGCTCGACCCGCGGAAGGTGCCCGCGAAGGCTGCCTGGCAGGTCGGGAAGGAAGTGGCGGAGGGGGTCCTCGAGCGCCACCACGACGAGAACGACGAGTACCCCGAGGAGATCGGTGTCGTCGCGTGGGGAACCCCAACCGTGCGCACGCGCGGTGAGACGATCGCCCAGGTGCTCGCGATGATGGGCGTCGAGCCCCAGTGGACCGATGCCGGTCGGATCGACGACGTCGAGCCGATCCCGCTCGAGGAACTCGATCGGCCGCGGATCGACGTGACGACGCGCGTCTCCGGGCTGTTCCGCGACGCGTTCCCCGCGGCGGCAGGCGTCATCCACGACGCTGTCGACGCGGTCGTCGATCTCGACGAACCCCACGAGATGAACTACGTGAAGAAACACGTCGAGGAGGAGGCAGAGGAGTTGCAGGACGAGGAAGACCTCGACGAGAGCGACGCGCGAAAAGCAGCGAAACACCGCGTCTTCACGACCACACCCGGCGGCTACGGTGCCGGGACGAACAAGGCCGTCGACGAAGGGAACTGGGACGACCGCTCGGACCTCGCGAGCGTCTACGTCCAGTGGGGCGGCTACGCGATGGGGTCGCGCGGTCGCGTCTCGGACGCCCACGACGCCTTCGAGCGCCGGCTATCGAGCGTCGACGCCACCGTCAAACTCGAGGACACGATGGAGCAAGACGAGTTCGACTCCTCGGACTGGTATGCCTTCCACGGCGGCTTCATCTCAGCCGTCTCCGAGATCTCGGGCGAGGAACCGGCTTCCTACGTCGGCGACTCCTCGGATCCGGACAACGTGGACGTCTACACCAACGAGGAGAAGGTCCGCAAGGCCATGCGCTCGCGCGTGCTCAACCCCGACTGGCTCGAGTCCATGGAGGAACACGGCTACAAGGGCGCGGGCGATCTCTCGACGACGGTCGACGTGACGCTTGGCTGGGACGCCACCACCGGTGTCGTCTCGGACACCCTTTGGGAGGAGGTCGCCGAGAAGTTCGCCTTCGACGAGGAGCGCCAGGAGTGGATGCGCGACGTGAACCCGTGGGCGCTCGAGTCCATCACGGATACCTTGCTCGAGGCCATCGACCGGGATCTCTGGGACGCCGACGACGAGACGATCGACCGACTGCGCGATATAAATCTCGAGGTCGAAGGCGATCTCGAGGCACAGACGACCAACGAGGCCGTCGGCGCGGAGGTGACTACCGATGATTAACGAAGATGTTCGTCCGAGAGCCGATATGCGAGCCACGGAGAGTGATACCCGATGAGCGACAGTCAGGAGTTCGAGAAGGAGTACGCCGATCTGGGCGCAACGACACAGAACGCGATGGACATCGCGGAGACGAGCATGGACATCGTCCGGCAGTTCGTGCCGGACGAGACGCTCGCGGACCGGGTTCGACAGAAGTCGGTGCACTCGATGGGCGACATCGAGTTCCAGCATCTGATCGAGTTCACCGGCGGTGACGACCTCGGCGACGACGAGGATGCTCCCGTCCGAGCGGGCGCGCGAGCCGTCCTCGAGGAGGCGACCATCGTCACGGACATCACGATGTCGAAAGCGGGCATCACCGGCCGCGGCCACAACTGCGAGAAGCGCAAGGCGATCGGTAACGGGACCGAACTGGCGAAGGAGACGGGAATGACCCGGACCGCCGCCTCGGTGCTCGAACTAGACAAGCAGGGCGTCTACGACGGCGCGATCGCGACGATCGGTAACGCGCCGACGGCTGCGTTCGCACTTGCCGACTGTATCGAAAACGGTACCCGGCCGACCGCCATCGTCGCGACGCCGGTCGGCTTCGTCAAAGCAGAGGAGAGCCGCCAGCGCATCCGCGAGGTCAGTGAGGAGTACGACGTGCCGGCGATTACAAACGTCGGTCGCCGCGGCGGGAGCGGACTCGCCGCCGCGCTGACGAACGAACTGATCCACGTCGCCAAAGACGTGCGAACGGACGACCTCGAGCTAGACCTGACGGCTGCCGATCGGGCATCGCTGGAGGACGAATGAGCGACGAGTACGACCTCGATGCCGGGCCGGACCCGGCGACGTTCGCAGCCGCAACGGCGGAGCCAGACATCGATGAAGCGGCGGACGATCCCGTCTACGCCGTCGGCGTCGGTCCCGGGAATCAGGAGTATCTTACCCCGCGGGGCGAACGCGCGATCCGCGAGGCCGACGTCGTCGTCGGCTTCACGACGGTCGTGGAGTTCGTCGAAGACCTGACCGACGCCGACCTACTGACCTGCGGGTACAAAGACGAAGCCGAAGCACTCGAGGAATTCGGCGAGCGCGTCGCTGCCGGCGAATCGGGTACTGCGGTCGCGATGGGCGATCCGAATCATTCTGGGTATCAGTTCGTCGGGAAGGTACAGGACGCTGTAGAACAGGCTTCTACAAGCCCTGACTCGCAAGCTCGTCAGGACGCGGTCGAGTCCGAGGACCCCGAGATTCCGGTTCGCGTAATTCCGGGCATTTCGGCGATCCAGATGGCCGCCAGCCGCGCCCGGACGCCGATGGAGGACACGGAGTTCGTCACGCTGCACAAAAGCGGCGACCTCGAGTCCGACATGGATCGCCTCGTCGATGCCGTCACGGACGACGAGCGCCATCTGCTCACGTTGCCCCGGCCCTACGACCGGATGCCCGGCGACATCGCCGCTACCTTACTCGAGGCGGGTGCCGACCCCGACCTCGAGGCGCTGGTGCTCGAGAAGCTGACTCACGACAAGGAGGAGATCCATCGGTTCACGCTGGGGGGGCTCTCGGAACACGCCGGCGGGAACGGACCCGACGAGACGCCGTTTTCCGATCTGGTCGTGCTCGCGGTTCGACAGCCGGTGTAGTCGCCGCTGTCGTAGCGGGTCGTATCAGCAGTTTTCTCCGGTGGCCGACGAATAAGCGGGACGGACTCACGGCGATCGCAGCGCGAACGTACGTGACGGACCCGACGCTCACCGGCCCAGTGTACCGGAGGTGTTTTATGGCGGCCCAAGAGAGGTGCGGGTAGACGGCACGGTCAGACAGTTACCTTTCAGCGCCCGTGGTTTCCACGTGCGTTCACCTGCTGACCTACCCCGTCTTTCCAACATCCACGAGCGGTTGCTATTGCGATCGCGAAAATACCGACAACCAGCCAGAGACCTGTTTCTATTGCACAGCCACGGCGTCGTCCTCGAGCAACGTCTCGAGGTTCTCCAGAGCTCGGAGGCTGACCGGCGTGTATCCGGCCTGATGGAGCGGCAGTTCGAACGCGACCCGGCAGCGCCCATCGCCGAGGTCGTCGACGCGATGACCGGCGGCCGGAATCCCGGTCACGCGCCAGGTCCACCGCCGCTCCGTACACGACGTGATCTCGAAAGGGACCCAGACGCCAGGCAGTCTAACTCGGCCGGTCGTTCCGGTTCGGATCCGGCGATCCGTCGACTCGACGCCGTGGATCGTCGGCGACCAGTCGGGCCATGTCGTGGTGTCGATAAGTGCGTCCCAGGCGACCCCTGCGGGGATGGACATCACGTGCGAGACCTCGAGCCGACGGCCGTCCGGCGTTCGCGTGGTCCGAACTCGAGTCATATCTCATACTACGCGGGCCCGACGTATGTGGGTTGCTGCGAGCACAGGATGGTCGACAGCCGCCTCGAACCGGAGCGATCGTCGCTCGACGATCAGTTCGGTGGCTGTCGGGCCGGACTCGATCTACCGACCGATAACATTCACGATCGGTTATGTGTCATGACGGCAGATGCTAAACGCTTAGTTCCTCTAGAGGCGCGTACCTGATAATGAACACGCCCGATTCGCCCGATCAGCCGCAACCAGACCGCGATCCCCCCGAACAGGAACAGGTTAGAGAGGCAGTCGAGCGCTCACGGAGTGGCGCTCCAGCGGTCGGTGCGGTCGTCCGCGATCGCTTCTCCTCCGACGAGATCTTCCAGCGGATCGTCGCCGCGGCCGACGAGGAGATTACCTCCGGGAGTCGCGAACTGTTCTTCAGCGGCCTCGCCGCCGGCTTCGCGATCACCATCACCTTCCTGTTGTACGCGTCGCTAACGGCGTCGACCGACGGGCATCCGATCCTGAGCAAGCTCCTGTACCCGCTTGGTTTCATCTACATCATCATCGGCGGCTACCAGCTCTACACTGAGAACACGGTGCCGCCCGTCGCGCTAACCATAGAGCGGCTGGCCAGCATCCCCGCCCTGTTGCGCCACTGGTCGATCGTCCTCGCGGGCAACTTCGCGGGCGGTGCCCTCGGTGCGGTCGCGCTGACGTGGGGTGGGGTCTTCGACGAGCCAGCGGCCACCGCAGCGATGGAACTGGCCGAAAAGGGCGTCGCAACGCCGTGGTGGTCGCTGTTCTCCAAGGCGGCGTTCGCGGGTCTGATCGTCGCCGGTGTCGTCTGGATCGTCTACGCCTCACAGGACACCATCTCGCGGCTCGTCGTCGTCTACATGGCCTTCCTCGCGATCCCGCTTGGGAATCTGTTTCACGTCGTCGTCTCCTTTACCGAGATGGTCTACATCGTCCTGGCCGGTGAACTCGCTTTGCTGGTCGGCATCACCGATTTCGTCCTGCCGGTCTTGCTCGGCAACACCATCGGCGGTATCGTACTGGTCACTGTCGTCAACTACTTCCAGACAAGTGAGCATCGCCTCGAGTCGGCCCGCTTCGAGGGCTCCGACCGCCAACTCTCGATCCGGGAGTGGCTGTTCGGGAACTACGTGGGCCGGTCGTACGTGCCGTTGATCGACACCGCCGAGACTCACGCGACCGGCAACGGTGACTACCGCGTGGTCGTGCCGATCGCGAATCCGCGAACCGAGTCGACGATCGTCGACCTCGCCTGTACCCTGGCCAGTGGCCACGAGAACGCGACGGTTCACGCCGTCCATATCGTCCAGATGCCGGGCCGTGCCTCGATGCGCTACGGGGCCGGCCAGACCGACCGAATCGTCTCCCAGTCCGAACAGCGGATGGAAACCGTCCGCCAGCGAGCGCGATCCTACGACGTCGACTACGAGACGTCGACGGTCGTCTCCCACCGCTCGTTCGAGGACGTCTTCCACACCGCGGAACGCGAGCGCGCCGACCTCGTGGTCCTCGGCTGGGGTGACGATCGACCGTGGGGCGAGGGGCGTGCCGAAGGCCGGCTGGACGAACTGACCAGTAACCTCCCCTGTGACTTCCTCATCCTCAAGGATCGGGATCTGGATACCTCGCGTGTCCTCCTCTCGACCGCTGGCGGACCGGATTCGGATCTGAGCGCCGAGGTCGCGCGGACGCTTCGCGACCAGGCCGACGCGGAGATCACGCTCCAGCACGTCGTCGCCAGCCCGGCCGACCGCGAGCGTGGCGAACAGTTCCTCACCGAGTGGGCCACAGAACGCGACCTCGAGGACGCCGAGATCGTTGTCGACGACTCCGGCGACGTCGAACGGGCAATCTGTCGACAGGCCGAAGATCACTCGCTCATCCTCATGGGCGCGACCGAGGAGGGTGTAATCTCGCGGCTGATGAGCGACTCACTGCACATGGACGTCGTCAACGAGGTCGACAGTTCGGTGTTGCTCGCCGAGCGACCGAGCGATCGTACCGTCCTCCAGCGGCTGTTCGGCCACTGGTAGCTCGGTTACACGTCTCGTCGCCGTTTTCGCGTCCAAAAAACGGACACGGCATTCGGACGTTGGTGACCGATCTCCGATGCCGTTGCGATCAGTTGCGGGTGAACACGTTCTTGATTCGCGAGACGATACCGTTGTCGTCGGTGCGGTTCGTCTCTCGATCGTCGTGTTCGTCCGCCAGAGGCACGCGGGCGTACGATCACCGTTCCACTAAAAACGACGGGGATCCGACAGCTGTCGTCGATTGTGTTACCACGTACTGTTTTTTCACCCGCCCGCGTACGGCCTGTTATGGAGTATACGACCCTCGGTTCCACCGGAATGGAAGTCAGTCGCATCTGCCTGGGCTGTATGAGCTTCGGCTCGAGCGACTGGCGCGAGTGGGTCTTAGACGACGAAGAGAGCAAAGCGATCATCGACCGGGCGATCGACCTGGGGATCAACTTCTTCGATACCGCGAACATGTACTCGAAGGGCGAATCCGAGCGGATCTTAGGTAAAGCGCTCGAGGGCCACCGCGAGGAGTCGGTCGTCGCCACGAAGGGCTACTTCCAGATGCGCGAGGACGACCCGAATTCGGGTGGCCTCTCCCGAAAGGCGATCGAACAGGAACTTGCGGCCAGCCGCGAACGACTGGGGATGGACACGATCGATCTCTACCAGATTCACCGCTGGGATGACGAGACACCGATCGAGACGACGCTGCGCGCACTCGACGACGCCGTTCGTCGTGGTCACGTTCGCTACATCGGTGCCTCCTCGATGTGGGCCCACCAGTTCGCCGACGCGTTACACACGAGCGACCGGTTCGGCCTCGAGCGGTTCGTCACGATGCAAAATCACTACAACCTCGTTTACCGCGAGGAAGAACGCGAGATGCTGCCGCTCTGTGCGAAGGAGAACGTGGGCGTCGTCCCGTGGTCGCCGCTGGCCCGTGGCTATCTGACGCGCCCCCACGAGGAAGTCGACGCGACGACCCGCGGCGAGACCGAGGAGCACCTGTACGACCACCCCTATCGCGACGGCGGTGGGCCGGAGATCAACGACCGCGTCGCGGAAGTCGCCGCCGATAAGGGCGCGACGATGGCTCAGATCGCCCTCGCGTGGTTGCTCCACAAAGACTGGGTCGACGCCCCCATCGTCGGGACGACCAGTGTCGAACACCTAGAGCAGGCCGTCGAAGCCCTCGAGATCGACCTGTCGGCCTCGGATATGGCCTATCTCGAGGAGCCCTACGAGCCGGTGCCGGTGTCCGGTCACAGCTAACTCGGTTCGGGAGCCGAGTTCAGTGGTTCCTATTCGTCGGCCGCTTCGTTCGAGGAGACCGCGAGAACCGGGGCCGATGCGTGTCTGAGCAGCCGTTCGGTCGTGCTTCCGAGTAACAGCCGATCGAGGCCGCTTCGACCGTGCGTTCCCATCACGACCAGATCGATCCCGTGGTCGTCGATGTACTCGAGCAGTTCGGTGCCGGGCCGACCCTCGAGCACGGCGGTCGTAGCCGCCAGTCCATCCTCTCGAGCCCGCGCTGCGATCTCGTCCGTCGCGTTCTGGCGCTCGGTCTCGAGCTGCTTCACGATCTCCGTCGGCGGTGAGAGTGTGGGACTGGCCGCCATATCACCGGTGTCGAGGACGGTGACGGCGTGGACGCGCGCATCGGCTGCGCGTGCGAGCTCGAGGCCGTGGTCGACTGCGGCCCCTGCGGCGTCGCTGCCATCGGTCGGGACGAGGATCTCTTCGTAGCCGTCGCTCGGCTCGGCCTGTTCGGTCCCTCGAACGGTCAGGACGGGGCAGTCTGCGTTGCGAACGACGTGTTCAGTGACGCTGCCGGCCACGAAGCGACTCACACCACTTCGACCGTGGGTCCCCATTACGATCAGGTCGGCGTCGATATCAGCCGCGTACGAGATGATCTTCTTTTTGGGTTCACCCTCGAGAACCGCAGTCTGAACCGCGATCGAGTCGTCGGCCATCGTCTCGATCGCCTCGACGGCGCGTTCGGCACCGTCCTCGAGTTGGCTGATGAACTCTTTACGGACGCTGCCGGAACTGAGCAGGCCACTCGCGGCACTCGTGTCGACGACGCTGACCGCATGGACCGTGGCGTCGAACCAGTCTGCGAGCGTCAGGGCCTGCTCGACCGCTCGAGCGGCGTGGTCGCTCCCATCAGTCGGGACGAGAATGGTATCGTACATGAACGAACGTACTCGAGATTCGCCTCGCAACCGCATAAAGGCGGTTTGCCGTTCCCGATCGCTGCAAGTGTCGGTTAAAATCCAGCGACGAGAGCGACGCCCACCACGGCATGCCAGTCGACGGTGGCAGCCACGTATTTCGGCTCGGATGTCGGGGCCGGTGGGCGACGGACGATCGCATCCCACAGAAACACCGTTGCGACCACCGCGCCGGAGCAGTCCGACGGTGAATGCTACCGAAGGATGGAGTCCAACAGCGGCTCCGACGAGCAGTGCTGCAAGCATCCCGCCGAGAAGACGATCGTAGTTGTCGATAGGTCTGTCGTCTTTCAGACTCGAGACGGAAACGGAACCGCACAATTGCCGGTTTGGCGAGCGTCGGCGGTCGGACCGATCAGGACAGCCGTGCGGCGATGTCGGCTTCGGTGATGATACCGACGGTTTCGCCGGCCTCGGTGATCATCACGGCCTTGTAGTGCTCGAGCAGGTTGCTGATCTCGTCCAGCGTGGCGTCTTTCGAGACGGTCGGGAAGCTCTCGCTCATGTGGTCTTCGACGGGTTCGTCGCGGGCCTCCGAGTCGAGGTGGACAAGATCGGTCTGGCTGATCGAGCCGACCGGAATCCCGTCCTGGATAACCGCAAGCTGTGAGTAGGCTTCTTCTTCCATCTTCCGGGCGGCCTCGCTGACGGGGTCATCGGGAGAGACGTTAACGACGGCCTCGTTCATCAGGTCTTCGGCGCGGATGACGTCGCTTTCGGCCTTCTCCAGGGCGTTGACGATTCGCCGGAGCGTCGAGAGGCGCGGATCGACGTCACCACCCTCGATCCGGGCGATCAACGGCTGGGAGACGTCGGCGGTCTCCGCGAGTTCGCTCTGAGTGAGTCCGAGTTCGGTACGGCGTTGCCGGAGGTCGGCAGGCGTCGGGAGTTCCATATCGTACAATAACTACGGGTTATAGAAAGAACTTTGGGTGGGTCCACCACCCCACACCGGCCCGCGCCGTAGACGATCGAATGCCAGTAAGACGATAGCAGTCGCAAAAGACGGTCGAGTCTACACGACTGACCTTCGGATAGCGGTATCCGTCGGTATTATTCGTCGTCCGGAACTTCGACGACCTCGACGACCGACAGTGGGACATCCCGCAGTGCCCCGCCGACCTCGCTCTTTGCGATCCGGGAGGCGTGTTCCTCGCTATCAGCGTTGAAGACCTCCATCTCGAGTCCGAGGCCGACGAGTGCGGTGTCGGCTGCAATAAAGGCGGAGTCGAACGGTTCGCCACAGGCCGGACAGCCCGTCGCGCCGACCTCGACCTCGACGTAGTCCATGTCTTCGCTGTTGAGTCGCTTCCCGGCTTCGCTGACGGCGACACCGATCGCGTCGTCGATCTGCTCGACGTCACGAACGAGCCATGCCGCTTCCATCGCGACGAGATAATTGCCCATACAGCGTAGTCGGTCCGGGGGGTTTCCTGTCTTGCGGTTCGTCGGCGCTGTCGCCCGCTCGACGCGCGCGCCGCCGATTCCGACGCGCACGTCAGTCGGATGATTCCCATAAGTTACGAGAAATCCCCGGATCAATTGCCGTCGACATACCCGTACATCGACGCGAGTGTGACTCGAGTTGCTCCCACCACAACTGTAGTTGAATCGCAAGCAGGCGCCGACCCAATAGCTAATTAACAATCATTATGTATTCTATGTTTCAGCAATGCTTATATATGGCCTCCGTCTGAGCACGACTGAACGCTGATGATATCCCGCGCGTACCACGCGACGCTGTTCGCACTGTACCAACTCTGTATCGTGATCGGCATCGCGGCGATGCCGCTCGCGATCGCCGCCCGACAGGCCGGGTTCACCCTGCCGATCCACCGCGTCCTCGCCACCGTCGAAGACGCGTACGAAGCCACGCAGCGCTGATCGACGCTGACTGATTTTCGGACCGCTGGCCGACGAGCCACCGCCCTCGCGGGCACACGCCGAATAGTCGCTTTGAGCCGCCGCTCTGCTCGCCGGA from Natrinema sp. HArc-T2 encodes:
- a CDS encoding precorrin-8X methylmutase codes for the protein MSDSQEFEKEYADLGATTQNAMDIAETSMDIVRQFVPDETLADRVRQKSVHSMGDIEFQHLIEFTGGDDLGDDEDAPVRAGARAVLEEATIVTDITMSKAGITGRGHNCEKRKAIGNGTELAKETGMTRTAASVLELDKQGVYDGAIATIGNAPTAAFALADCIENGTRPTAIVATPVGFVKAEESRQRIREVSEEYDVPAITNVGRRGGSGLAAALTNELIHVAKDVRTDDLELDLTAADRASLEDE
- a CDS encoding cobalt-precorrin-7 (C(5))-methyltransferase produces the protein MSDEYDLDAGPDPATFAAATAEPDIDEAADDPVYAVGVGPGNQEYLTPRGERAIREADVVVGFTTVVEFVEDLTDADLLTCGYKDEAEALEEFGERVAAGESGTAVAMGDPNHSGYQFVGKVQDAVEQASTSPDSQARQDAVESEDPEIPVRVIPGISAIQMAASRARTPMEDTEFVTLHKSGDLESDMDRLVDAVTDDERHLLTLPRPYDRMPGDIAATLLEAGADPDLEALVLEKLTHDKEEIHRFTLGGLSEHAGGNGPDETPFSDLVVLAVRQPV
- a CDS encoding SRPBCC family protein; translation: MTRVRTTRTPDGRRLEVSHVMSIPAGVAWDALIDTTTWPDWSPTIHGVESTDRRIRTGTTGRVRLPGVWVPFEITSCTERRWTWRVTGIPAAGHRVDDLGDGRCRVAFELPLHQAGYTPVSLRALENLETLLEDDAVAVQ
- a CDS encoding formate/nitrite transporter family protein, whose protein sequence is MNTPDSPDQPQPDRDPPEQEQVREAVERSRSGAPAVGAVVRDRFSSDEIFQRIVAAADEEITSGSRELFFSGLAAGFAITITFLLYASLTASTDGHPILSKLLYPLGFIYIIIGGYQLYTENTVPPVALTIERLASIPALLRHWSIVLAGNFAGGALGAVALTWGGVFDEPAATAAMELAEKGVATPWWSLFSKAAFAGLIVAGVVWIVYASQDTISRLVVVYMAFLAIPLGNLFHVVVSFTEMVYIVLAGELALLVGITDFVLPVLLGNTIGGIVLVTVVNYFQTSEHRLESARFEGSDRQLSIREWLFGNYVGRSYVPLIDTAETHATGNGDYRVVVPIANPRTESTIVDLACTLASGHENATVHAVHIVQMPGRASMRYGAGQTDRIVSQSEQRMETVRQRARSYDVDYETSTVVSHRSFEDVFHTAERERADLVVLGWGDDRPWGEGRAEGRLDELTSNLPCDFLILKDRDLDTSRVLLSTAGGPDSDLSAEVARTLRDQADAEITLQHVVASPADRERGEQFLTEWATERDLEDAEIVVDDSGDVERAICRQAEDHSLILMGATEEGVISRLMSDSLHMDVVNEVDSSVLLAERPSDRTVLQRLFGHW
- a CDS encoding aldo/keto reductase, with protein sequence MEYTTLGSTGMEVSRICLGCMSFGSSDWREWVLDDEESKAIIDRAIDLGINFFDTANMYSKGESERILGKALEGHREESVVATKGYFQMREDDPNSGGLSRKAIEQELAASRERLGMDTIDLYQIHRWDDETPIETTLRALDDAVRRGHVRYIGASSMWAHQFADALHTSDRFGLERFVTMQNHYNLVYREEEREMLPLCAKENVGVVPWSPLARGYLTRPHEEVDATTRGETEEHLYDHPYRDGGGPEINDRVAEVAADKGATMAQIALAWLLHKDWVDAPIVGTTSVEHLEQAVEALEIDLSASDMAYLEEPYEPVPVSGHS
- a CDS encoding universal stress protein, which translates into the protein MYDTILVPTDGSDHAARAVEQALTLADWFDATVHAVSVVDTSAASGLLSSGSVRKEFISQLEDGAERAVEAIETMADDSIAVQTAVLEGEPKKKIISYAADIDADLIVMGTHGRSGVSRFVAGSVTEHVVRNADCPVLTVRGTEQAEPSDGYEEILVPTDGSDAAGAAVDHGLELARAADARVHAVTVLDTGDMAASPTLSPPTEIVKQLETERQNATDEIAARAREDGLAATTAVLEGRPGTELLEYIDDHGIDLVVMGTHGRSGLDRLLLGSTTERLLRHASAPVLAVSSNEAADE